Below is a genomic region from Maridesulfovibrio ferrireducens.
GCCTGCCTGTTCCTGCTATTCGTCAGTATGGTCCAGCCGCTTCAAGTGTTATTTTATCAAATGGCAAGTCAACTTCACCTTCTTTTGTTAATGTGGATAAAGCTCTTGAAGAGCCTGATACAAAAGTCTTGATTTTCGGGAAAGGTGAATGCAACGGTGTTCGTCGTCTCGGAGTTGCTTTGGCTCTGGGAAAAGATGTGGAAGACGCCAAAGAACGTGCGATCAAAGCATCTTCAGCCGTTGAAGTTTCTTACTAAAAAATTAGATATATTTAAATTTTGAATTGATATTTGGGTGTATGTTTTTATGAACAGCCTCTTGCGTATTATATAATATGTAAGGGGCTGCTCTTTTTGAATATTATTTTAGCTTTGTTGATATTGACAAGATAGTTCTAAAAGAGGCATTTGTTTTCCCTTAGTTGCTTAAAAAGGAAAATACTTAATGAGTAATCACTTTTTAAGAGTAAAAACTGATTACTTTCTACTTTTTCCTTAGGATTAGTTCTTTATCAATCTAATGTGTTTATGAAAATTTGAATAAAATTATTAGCTTTGAATTTATTAAGTAAGCAGACCGACTGTTTGTTTACTTAATTTTTTTAGAAAGGATAAGTTGTTATGAAACATGAAGCTAACGGTTGGGCTTTAGCCCCTCTTGCCTTATTTCTTGTTATATTTCTCGGAACAGGTTTCTCCCTTACTATGAACGGCGCAAACATGGCGTTTTATCAGCTCTCCGCCACTGTTGCGATTCTTCCGGCCATTGCATGGGCTATTTGGATGGGAAAGGGCAAGATAAAGGAAAAGATAAATGTTTTCCTAAGTGGCTCTGGAGAATCCGGCATCATTACAATGTGTATGATTTATCTGCTGGCTGGTGGATTTGCATCGGTGGCAAAATCTATCGGCGGAGTTGAATCTACTGTTAACCTCGGTTTGTCGATTGTTCCTGCTTCAATGGTTCTTCCCGGTTTGTTTATTATTGCGGCATTCATTGCTACGGCTATGGGAACTTCAATGGGAACCATTGCTGCGATTGCTCCAATTGCTGTCGGGGTTGCAGGTAAAACCGATATTTCTTCAGCGTTGCTTATGGGAGCTGTTGTCGGTGGTGCAATGTTCGGAGACAATCTGTCCATGATTTCTGATACGACTATTGCGGCAACCCGTACTCAGGGTTGTGAGATGGGCGATAAATTTAAAATGAATTTTCTGATTGCGATTCCCGCAGCGCTCGTTACAGTAATCATATTATATATAGTAGGTGAAGGTGGTCAGGTCTTGCAGCAGGGAACATACAGCCTACTGAAAGTTCTGCCATATCTGATCATTCTTGTGATGGCGGTGATCGGAGTTAATGTGTTTATTGTTCTTGGTGCAGGGATTGTCTTTACTGGAATTGTCGGCTTATTCTCTATGGCTGATTTCAGTATTCTCAAGTTTTCACAGGATATTTATACCGGTTTTACCGGAATGCAAGAGATCTTAGTTCTTTCTCTGTTAATTGGCGGGCTTGGTGAATTGATTAAGTATCATGGTGGGATTACTTACATTATCAACTTTATCGGCAAGTTGACTCGCGGCACCAAATCGACTCGGGCAGGTGAGTTCAGTATTGGTGCTTTGTCGGTTTTTTCTGATTTATGTACTGCAAATAATACTGTAGCCATCATTTTGACTGGCGGAATGGCTAAAGAAATTGCCAAGAGTCACAACGTTGATCCTCGTCGTAGTGCCAGTCTGTTGGATATTTTTTCCTGTGTTATTCAAGGGCTGATTCCTTACGGAGCGCAAATTCTGCTTGCAGGTTCTATTTCACAGCTGTCACCGCTCGAAATTATTGGAAACATGTATTATTGTTATATACTGGCGTTTGTTGCGGTAATCAGCATTATCACCGGATTTCCACGGGCTAAACGATAACCTTAATTTAACTGACTTTATCACCCCCGTAGCTCTTTTGAGTTGCGGGGGTTTTCTTTTTTAGGCTGAAACACTTTTTTTAAAAAAATCTCCACAAACTGGCAAACTGATGATAACTAGAGAGGTCAAGTATTGTGATTTATTTTTAATCAGCAAGAGCTCTATTCACAAACAAGGTTAAACTTGTTCAAGGAGATTTCTATGACAAAAGTTTGCACCCGACGTAGTTTTTT
It encodes:
- a CDS encoding Na+/H+ antiporter NhaC family protein, coding for MKHEANGWALAPLALFLVIFLGTGFSLTMNGANMAFYQLSATVAILPAIAWAIWMGKGKIKEKINVFLSGSGESGIITMCMIYLLAGGFASVAKSIGGVESTVNLGLSIVPASMVLPGLFIIAAFIATAMGTSMGTIAAIAPIAVGVAGKTDISSALLMGAVVGGAMFGDNLSMISDTTIAATRTQGCEMGDKFKMNFLIAIPAALVTVIILYIVGEGGQVLQQGTYSLLKVLPYLIILVMAVIGVNVFIVLGAGIVFTGIVGLFSMADFSILKFSQDIYTGFTGMQEILVLSLLIGGLGELIKYHGGITYIINFIGKLTRGTKSTRAGEFSIGALSVFSDLCTANNTVAIILTGGMAKEIAKSHNVDPRRSASLLDIFSCVIQGLIPYGAQILLAGSISQLSPLEIIGNMYYCYILAFVAVISIITGFPRAKR